Below is a genomic region from Candidatus Dormiibacterota bacterium.
GGCGCCGGCCGGCGCCGACCGATCAATGCCCATGCGTCGCGGACGATCTCAGTTCGCCGTGGTGCCGAGGCGGGGACTCGAACCCCGACGAGCTTGCGCCCACCAGCCCCTCAAGCTGGCGTGTCTACCTATTCCACCACCTCGGCAGGCAGCGCGGCGATTCTACACGCGCGGCCACGGCGTTCCGGCCCGCCGTCGCGGGAGCGCGACATCAGCCGATCCCGGGGATGCGGCCGCCCGCCAGCAGCCCGGCGAGCACCACGCAGAGAAGGCCGAGGGCGCAGGCCGGGGCGACGACGGTGGCGGTGACCAGGCTCGCCAGCGGGCCCCGCCGCCCCGCCATGGCGAGGGTCTCGGCGCGGGCCCGGGCACGGGTCGAGCCGGCGACGGCGAGCAGCTGCGACGCCAGGGGAAGGCCGAGGCGTTGACGGCGGCCCGCGAGCGCGGCGACGGTGGCGAGGGTCTCGACCCCGCCGGCGCGCGCCGCCTCGGCGAGGGCGGCCGCCACCGGTTCTCCGGCGGCCGCCCGCGCCGCGGTCCGGGCCAGCAGCCGCTCCAGCGCCGGGTCGGTGCAGGCGCCCGCGATCGTCAGGGCGCGGTCGATCGGCAGGCCGGCGGCCAGCGCCGCCGCGGCGAGCTCGAGGGCGACCGGGAGCGCCCCCGCCGCCGCCTCGGCACCACGCCGGGCCGCCCCGCGGAGCGCCAGTCCGGGCAGCACGCCCGCGGCCGCGCCCACCGGAAGCACCGCCAGGAGCAGCAGTGGACCGGCGAGCACCGCCACCGCGAGGCACACGGCGGCGGCGGCGAGGACGGCACCCAGGCGCACCCCGGCGAGGGCCGCCTCGGGACCGCGCCCGCCGGCGCACGCGGTGAGCAGCCGCACCGCGGGCGAGCCGGGCGCGAGCAGCAGCGCCCGGGCGGCCAGGGCGCCGTCCCCCGGCCGGCGCAGCCACGTGCCCACGGATTGCGCCCGCGAGGCCCGGGCCGGCGCCGCGGCGCTCACCCGACCGCCGCCAGGCGCCGGGCGACCACGGTGCCCCCCAGCGCCACCGCGGCGCAGCCACCAAGCACGCCCGCGGGAAGCGGTGCGGTCACACCGGCGGCGATGGCCGGCTCGGTGAGGACGAGGGTGATCCCGAGCACCCCGGCCAGGGCAGGGACGGCGGCGGCGACCAGTCGTGGTTCCGCGGTCAACGCGCGGGCGTCGTCACGGGTGGCGATGGCGGCGTCGAGCGCCTCGGCCAGGCGATCGAACGAGCCGGGGTCACCCCCCGCCCCGCCGTGCAGGGCGAGCAGCGCCGCCACCGCGGCGAGGCCCCGTGCCTCCCCGCCGGACTCGGCGGCTGCGGCGCCGAGCGCGGCGCCGGGCGCCTCCCCCAGCGTGCTGCGGACCAGCGCGGCACCGGCCACGGCGCGGAGCGGCCGGTCGGTGGCGGGCAGCGAGGCGGCCGCGGCGGCGAGCGCATCCTCGGCGCAGGCGCCGGCTGCGAGCTCGGCCCCCAGGCAGCGGGCGAGCACGGCGGCGCCCCGCTCGAGCGCGTTCGCGCGGCGGCCGGCGCGGGCGCGCAGGGCCAGGCGGCCACCGGTGCGCACGGCCCCGGCGGCGATGACGAGCCCGGCGCCGGCGCCGAACACAGCGATCGTGAGCAGCGCCAGCGGCCCCGCCACCATCACCTGGCCGAGCCGCCAGCGCGCCGGGGTGGTGTCGATCATCGCGCGGTGGAGCCGGCCCGCCAGCCGCCGGCCGGCGCGGGAGCGGTCGTAGGCGTCGCCCGCACGGGCGCCAAGCCGCCCCCTGCGGCTCATGCCACACCTCGATCGGAGAGCAGCCGCACCGGGAACCGCACGCCGTGATGACGCATCCGCGCCAGGCACCGGTCCGGGGTGGCGCCGGCGGGGCGGAGGGCGCCGCCGGCGCGAGCGCACACGGTGGTGAGCTGGGGCCGCCCGTCCTCGCCGGCGTCGACCGCCACCACCTCGGCGACCTGCCGGTGGCCGCCGGCGCGGCGCTCGCAGTGCACCACCAGGTCGATCGCCGACGCGATCCAGCGCTGGAGGGAGTCGCCGCCGACCGAGGGCAGGGCCATGGCGAGCATCGCCTCGAGGCGAGTCATCGCGTCGGTGGCGCTGTTGGCATGGAGGGTGGTCATCGACCCGGCGTGCCCGGTGTTCATCGCCGCGAGCATGTCCGCCACCTCGACGCCGCGGACCTCTCCGACCACCAGCCGGTCGGGACGCATGCGCAGGGCGTTGCGCACCAGGTCGCGCAGGGTGACCTCGCGTCCCCCGTCGGGAGCGGAGGGACGGCACTGCTGGTGGACGAGGTGCGGATGGCACGCGCTCATCTCGGCCACGTCCTCGAGGACGAGCAGCCGCTGGTCCTCGGGCACCAGCTCGCAGAGGGCGGCGAGCAGCGTGGTCTTCCCGGAGCCGGCGCCGCCGGTGACCACCAGGTTGCAGCGCCCCAGCACCGCGGCGTGGAGGAACGCCACCGTGGTGGAGTCGACCGCGTCCAGCTCGATGAGCTCCGCGACGCCGAGCCGCCGGCGGGGCGGGCGGCGGATGGTCAGCAGCGGAGAGCCGCAGGCCACCGGCGGCAGCACGGCGTTGATCCTGCTGCCGTCCTCGAGCCGGGCGTCGACCAGGGGAGCCCCCTCATCGATGCGCCGCCCGGTGCCGCTCAGCAGCCGGTGGACGACCGCGAGGACGTGGTCGGTGTCGCGGAAGCGCACCGAGCTGGGACGCAGCTCGCCACCCACCTCGACGTGGACCTGGTCGGGACCGTTCACCATGATCTCGGTCACGGAGGTGTCGGCGAGGAGCGCCTCGAGCGGGCCGAGCCCGGTGAGTTCGTCGACCACGTCGAGCAGCCGTGCTGCCGGGCCCGCCCCTCCCCCGCCGGCGCCGAGCGCACGGCCGGCCACGGCCGCGACCCGCAGCCGGCGCTCCAGAGGAGGCAGCGTGGCCAGCTCCGGCACCTCCTCGAGGACCCGGCGCCGGAGGTCGTCGAGCTCGGTCCCGGGCGCGTCCGCGCGACCGGAGCGGCGGCCGCGGCGCCAGGACCCGCGGCCCTCACCACAGGCTTGTGTATCCATGGCCGCGACCATACACAATCCTGTGGTGGTGGTCAACCACGGACCGCCGGACCGGCCGGCGGCCAAAAAAAAGAAGTACTCGGCGATGACCTACTCTCCCACCCCGTTGCCAGGGCAGTACCATCGGCGCTGGCGGGCTTAACTGCTGTGTTCGGGATGGGAACAGGTGTCTCCCCGCCGCTATCGTCACCGAGTACTTTCTTTCAAAGAAGTA
It encodes:
- a CDS encoding type II secretion system F family protein, producing the protein MSAAAPARASRAQSVGTWLRRPGDGALAARALLLAPGSPAVRLLTACAGGRGPEAALAGVRLGAVLAAAAVCLAVAVLAGPLLLLAVLPVGAAAGVLPGLALRGAARRGAEAAAGALPVALELAAAALAAGLPIDRALTIAGACTDPALERLLARTAARAAAGEPVAAALAEAARAGGVETLATVAALAGRRQRLGLPLASQLLAVAGSTRARARAETLAMAGRRGPLASLVTATVVAPACALGLLCVVLAGLLAGGRIPGIG
- a CDS encoding ATPase, T2SS/T4P/T4SS family; this translates as MDTQACGEGRGSWRRGRRSGRADAPGTELDDLRRRVLEEVPELATLPPLERRLRVAAVAGRALGAGGGGAGPAARLLDVVDELTGLGPLEALLADTSVTEIMVNGPDQVHVEVGGELRPSSVRFRDTDHVLAVVHRLLSGTGRRIDEGAPLVDARLEDGSRINAVLPPVACGSPLLTIRRPPRRRLGVAELIELDAVDSTTVAFLHAAVLGRCNLVVTGGAGSGKTTLLAALCELVPEDQRLLVLEDVAEMSACHPHLVHQQCRPSAPDGGREVTLRDLVRNALRMRPDRLVVGEVRGVEVADMLAAMNTGHAGSMTTLHANSATDAMTRLEAMLAMALPSVGGDSLQRWIASAIDLVVHCERRAGGHRQVAEVVAVDAGEDGRPQLTTVCARAGGALRPAGATPDRCLARMRHHGVRFPVRLLSDRGVA